In the genome of Tissierella sp., the window TACCAGCATTCTAAGATTAAAGATAAAAAAAGATTCTCTATCCTTTTGGGTAAAGAATCTTTTTTTATCTTTAATCCTTGTATACTTAATATTATTTATATTCAGAGAATGTAATCTTCCACCTTTTTTCCCTTATATTATAAGTGTATTATGTTTTCAATATATTCTTTTGCTTCGTTAAATGACTTGTCACTAAACTTTTCATATCTTTTATGAACTTCTAAAATCTCTTTTACTATATCATTAATTAAATCTTTGTTTTCCCAATCTTTTATAGCTTCAATTACCTTTTCAAGGCATCCACTTTTATAACTTATTTGCCCTAATACATGTATTAACATATCTCTAACTCTTCGATTTGTTTCATTCCGTGCATCAAAAAGTATAGGTAAAACTTCTTCTGGGTGAGTTCTTCCTCTAAGCTCAATTCCATGTATTACCTGTCTGCGTACTTCAGGGTCTTCATGATTATAAAACTTTGCTGCAAATTCTAATGTAGGTTTAGGGTTTTTATTACCCATTTGCTTTAACGCTCCAATCACAGCATTTCTTACTGAATGATGTACATCATCTAATGATTTTTCAAGCAGTTGGGAAACTTTGTAGGCATCAATTTTACCTATTTCACCTAATGAATAAGCAACAGTTTGTCTGATATATTCATTTTCATCTTTAAAAAGTATATCTAATGTATTTAATATTTCTTCCCTTAAAGCTTCATTGTTTTTATATAGCTTTCCAGTGGCTAAATAAACTATC includes:
- a CDS encoding HEAT repeat domain-containing protein, whose amino-acid sequence is MSFYDNSKEERKRISEHIESLIFDDYQNGSYENIVMFSADKDTYIRKIVYLATGKLYKNNEALREEILNTLDILFKDENEYIRQTVAYSLGEIGKIDAYKVSQLLEKSLDDVHHSVRNAVIGALKQMGNKNPKPTLEFAAKFYNHEDPEVRRQVIHGIELRGRTHPEEVLPILFDARNETNRRVRDMLIHVLGQISYKSGCLEKVIEAIKDWENKDLINDIVKEILEVHKRYEKFSDKSFNEAKEYIENIIHL